CCGTGAAACCGGCTTGGCGCGCGTAGGATCAGACGGCCCCCTGCCCTGCTCTCCCGCGTCAGCGCCTGGATCCAGGCAGCGTAAATGGCCGGGTCCTCCTGGTGCAACACCGCCTTCGCGAGGCTCCACTCGCTGCCGTCGCTGATATCAGGTGCGGGCGCGGTTGTGCCGGTCATCAGCGGCACCACGTTTTTCTCCGGCTCATCGCTGCCACGCATCCGGTGATCGAAATCTGGTCCGACAGCGGCCCAGCAGCTGCGGGTGTCGTCTAGGATCCGCTCCAGATCAAAACCGTATTCCGTTACCCGCCCCCGCGCGCCCTGCCGTTTCACCACCAACCAGCCGAGTGCGCGCAGCTTGGCCATCTCGCGTTTCACCGTGCGTTCGTCGACGGACCACATGCGGGCAATCTCGCGCTGGCCGACTGCCAGCTCATTGCGTTGCCAGTTGTAGCGCGCGGTCATCAGCGTCATGAACCGCAGAACCAGT
Above is a window of Phaeobacter sp. A36a-5a DNA encoding:
- a CDS encoding DnaA N-terminal domain-containing protein, yielding MLASKPVGRQAAALKYDILTAMGTYALSLEKGPQRLVLRFMTLMTARYNWQRNELAVGQREIARMWSVDERTVKREMAKLRALGWLVVKRQGARGRVTEYGFDLERILDDTRSCWAAVGPDFDHRMRGSDEPEKNVVPLMTGTTAPAPDISDGSEWSLAKAVLHQEDPAIYAAWIQALTRESRAGGRLILRAPSRFHGNYVTSHLQERLLAACYDIDGDVEQLTILS